A region of Dermochelys coriacea isolate rDerCor1 chromosome 1, rDerCor1.pri.v4, whole genome shotgun sequence DNA encodes the following proteins:
- the LOC119862087 gene encoding olfactory receptor 52E2-like isoform X1, with protein sequence MSDSNTTDFTNPSSLILMGIPGIETVHVWISIPFCTMYVIAILGNFTILFIVKREPSLHGPMYYFLCMLAVSDLVMSTSTLPKTLGIYWFNSREIDFSACLTQMYFIHSFSVMESGILVAMAFDRYVAICDPLRHSTILTHPVVAKIGLAFMLRGGLLILPYPLLARSWPYCRTNVIPHTYCEHMAVVKLACADIRISSYYSLFVALSVTSLDIFLIVVSYIQILRAIFSLPTKDARLKIFGTCSSHLCVILAFHIPRLFSFLTHRFGQNVPLHFRVLIANVYLLVPPMLNPIIYGVRTKQIRGRLIRLFTHKRT encoded by the coding sequence ATGTCTGATTCCAACACAACCGACTTCACCAACCCCTCCAGCCTCATCCTGATGGGCATTCCTGGCATTGAAACGGTCCATGTCTGGATCTCCATTCCTTTCTGCACCATGTACGTCATAGCCATCTTGGGGAACTTCACCATCCTGTTCATTGTGAAGAGGGAGCCAAGCCTCCATGGACCTatgtactatttcctctgcatgctggcTGTTAGTGACCTGGTCATGTCCACATCCACCTTACCCAAAACACTGGGCATCTACTGGTTCAATTCCAGGGAGATCGatttcagtgcctgcctcacccagatgtacTTCATTCATTCCTTCTCAGTGATGGAGTCTGGGATCCTTGTGGCCATGGCTTTTGATCGCTATGTGGCCATCTGTgatcccctgagacattccaccaTCCTGACACACCCCGTGGTGGCCAAGATTGGCCTGGCTTTCATGCTCCGCGGTGGCTTGCTCATACTACCATATCCCTTGCTGGCGAGGAGCTGGCCATATTGCAGGACCAATGTCATTCCCCATACGTACTGTGAGCACATGGCTGTGGTGAAACTGGCCTGCGCTGACATCCGCATCAGTAGTTACTACAGCCTCTTTGTGGCACTCTCTGTGACCAGTCtggatatatttttaattgttgtgTCATATATTCAGATCCTAAGGGCCATATTCAGTCTCCCCACAAAGGATGCCCGGCTCAAGATCTTTGGGACTTGCAGCTCACACCTCTGTGTCATCTTAGCCTTTCATATCCCACGTCTCTTCTCCTTTCTCACACACCGATTTGGTCAGAATGTGCCCCTTCATTTCCGTGTTCTCATTGCCAATGTGTACCTCCTGGTGCCCCCCATGCTAAACCCCATCATCTATGGGGTGAGGACCAAACAGATCCGGGGCAGGCTGATTCGGCTTTTTACTCATAAAAGGACTTAA
- the LOC119862087 gene encoding olfactory receptor 52E2-like isoform X2: protein MKSMSVFHNFTNPSSLILMGIPGIETVHVWISIPFCTMYVIAILGNFTILFIVKREPSLHGPMYYFLCMLAVSDLVMSTSTLPKTLGIYWFNSREIDFSACLTQMYFIHSFSVMESGILVAMAFDRYVAICDPLRHSTILTHPVVAKIGLAFMLRGGLLILPYPLLARSWPYCRTNVIPHTYCEHMAVVKLACADIRISSYYSLFVALSVTSLDIFLIVVSYIQILRAIFSLPTKDARLKIFGTCSSHLCVILAFHIPRLFSFLTHRFGQNVPLHFRVLIANVYLLVPPMLNPIIYGVRTKQIRGRLIRLFTHKRT from the coding sequence ACTTCACCAACCCCTCCAGCCTCATCCTGATGGGCATTCCTGGCATTGAAACGGTCCATGTCTGGATCTCCATTCCTTTCTGCACCATGTACGTCATAGCCATCTTGGGGAACTTCACCATCCTGTTCATTGTGAAGAGGGAGCCAAGCCTCCATGGACCTatgtactatttcctctgcatgctggcTGTTAGTGACCTGGTCATGTCCACATCCACCTTACCCAAAACACTGGGCATCTACTGGTTCAATTCCAGGGAGATCGatttcagtgcctgcctcacccagatgtacTTCATTCATTCCTTCTCAGTGATGGAGTCTGGGATCCTTGTGGCCATGGCTTTTGATCGCTATGTGGCCATCTGTgatcccctgagacattccaccaTCCTGACACACCCCGTGGTGGCCAAGATTGGCCTGGCTTTCATGCTCCGCGGTGGCTTGCTCATACTACCATATCCCTTGCTGGCGAGGAGCTGGCCATATTGCAGGACCAATGTCATTCCCCATACGTACTGTGAGCACATGGCTGTGGTGAAACTGGCCTGCGCTGACATCCGCATCAGTAGTTACTACAGCCTCTTTGTGGCACTCTCTGTGACCAGTCtggatatatttttaattgttgtgTCATATATTCAGATCCTAAGGGCCATATTCAGTCTCCCCACAAAGGATGCCCGGCTCAAGATCTTTGGGACTTGCAGCTCACACCTCTGTGTCATCTTAGCCTTTCATATCCCACGTCTCTTCTCCTTTCTCACACACCGATTTGGTCAGAATGTGCCCCTTCATTTCCGTGTTCTCATTGCCAATGTGTACCTCCTGGTGCCCCCCATGCTAAACCCCATCATCTATGGGGTGAGGACCAAACAGATCCGGGGCAGGCTGATTCGGCTTTTTACTCATAAAAGGACTTAA